In Caballeronia sp. SBC1, the DNA window CCTGCCTTGGACAGATGACGCTGACCAAGAGCCAGGCGGAGAAGGCGGGCGAGCTGTTCGATCTTTCGGAAGAGGCGATCGCGTGGCTGCAAATCGTGCCATACAAAGGGTCGTTGCCGACAGCCGTGCCGACCGACCCGCTGATTTATCGCTGGTATGAGATCGTCAGCGTCTACGGGACCACCATCAAGGAACTGATCCATGAAGAGTTTGGTGACGGCATCATGAGCGCCATCGACTTCTCCATGGACATAGAGCGTGAAGCCGATCCCAAGGGGGATCGCGTCAAGGTTGTCCTGTCTGGAAAGTTCCTCCCTTATAAGAGTTATTGAGCGTCGTGCGGCCGGCTGCGATGCGGGCGACGCCGTCCTGAATCCTGGAATCCCCTATGATTTTTCGCCAGTTTTTCGATCCGATTTCGAATACCTATACGTATTTTATTGCTTCACGCGTGGGTGGCGAGGCACTCATCATCGATCCCGTCAAAGAACAACTGGCGATCTATTTGACTGCGATTAACAGCTTTGGGGTGCGGCTTGTTCATGCGATCGATACGCACACGCACGCCGACCACGTGACTGCGCTAGGCGATCTTCGAGACGCCACGCAATGCACGACCATCATGGGCGATTTGTCGAAGGCGCTGTGCGTGTCGCGGCAAGTGAGCGAGGGCGAAACACTTCGCGTTGACGGCATCGAGCTGAAAGCGCTGTATACGCCTGGACATACCGTCGAGTCCTTTAGCTTCGTGCTTGATCCCATACGACCCAAGGCCGTTTTTACAGGCGACGTGCTGCTCATACGCGGGACCGGGCGCACCGATTTCCAGGGCGGCGATGCACGATGCTCCTGGGACTCGATCGCCAACAAGCTCTTCGCTTTACCTGATGACACGACGTTGTATCCGGCACATGACTACCAGGGCCGTAGGTCGTCAAGCATTGGCGACGAAAAGCGCCTGAATCCGCGCCTTGCCGGGAAGAGCCAGGAAGAGTACGTCGAGATCATGAACAATTTGAACTTGCCTGATCCAAGGATGATGGATGTCGCCATTGCCGCGAACCTTGCCTGTGGGCAAGTTCAGGCCTAGCCGCACCTGTGCAAGCTGGCATGCGCGCTTTTCTCTCCCGTGACACCACTAACCTGAGACGATCGAGCGTGTCGATGAGTCTTTGGAGGATAGGTGTACACGATCGCAGGTTATAGACTGATGGCACTTTCGCGCCCGCGAACAGATACATGGAGCGACAACGAAATTCGCATGCGTATTGGAACTTTTAGTTTTGCCTGGCCACCGCTGGTTCTTTTTCTTAGTATTGCCGTTGCATTCGTGCTTGGCCGAAAGCTTGCACGGCGCGATCCGGATATCGACAAGGCGCTTCTCTGGACGCTCGTTGCGGGATTTGGCGTCGCACGGGTGTCGTTTGTGTTGCGCTACCTTCCCGCATACAAAGGGCACGTCATGTCGGTACTGGACATTCGGGATCTTGGCTTCGACGCATTTCCGGGGCTTATTGCGGGCGCATGCGTGGCGTTATGGTTCGTCTTGCGCGTCAGGGCAATTCGCCGGGCACTCGTTGTGGCGATTGCGTCAGGCGCCGTTGCATGGAGCGCTGCGAGCGCCGCGGTGGCTTCACGCGGAGGGCCAGACCTGATACCCGCAATCTCGCTGGCCGACATGAGCGGGCGGCTCCAGCCCCTCAAATCAGCCGATGGCGAACCGACCGTCATCAACCTGTGGGCGACATGGTGCCCACCTTGCCAAGCGGAAATGCCGGTTCTCGCTGCTGCCCAGGCCGACAATCCGCACCTTCGTCTGATCTTTGTGGCGCGACAATCTGGATGAGAGACGCGCGACAATCAAGTTGAGAATGTCGCGGCAGAAATGATGATGCCGATGTTGATTGACGCTGGCAAGCGTTTATTGATTGACGTGCGGCGTTGATTGACGCGGGCGAGTGGGTGTCGCGCGACAATCAAGCTGAAGCGATCAGTCGATGAGGATTGCTGTGTAATTGTGACGCCGCAGGTATTCTGGCTGCACGACAATCAGATGAGAATGTGGTGGCGTGGAAGGTGAATCCGGGGTTGATTGACGCCGGCTAGCTTTGCCTGCGAGCCGCGCGTCAATCAGGATGAGAACAGCGGGTCATTCGGTGAGGTCGATGCCGTGCTGATCCTCCTGTGTCGGTGGCACGCCAACGTTCTTTGGTGTCGCTCGACTGGCCGGGCGTCCCGGTCCCTGCTGCTTGCGCTGCAGGGCAGTACGGCGACGGTAGCTTTCGACGTTCAGCTCAAAGATGGTCGAGTGATGGACCAGCCGGTCGACGGCGGCCACCGTCATGGCCCGGTCGGGGAAAACCTTGTCCCATTCGCCAAACGGCTGGTTGGCCGTTATGCAAAGGGAACGGCGCTCGTACCTGGCGCTGATGAGCTCGAACAGCACTGACGTCTCTGCCTGATCCTTGCTGACATATGCGAAATCGTCCAGGATGACCAGGTCGAAGCGATCCAGCCGGTTGATGGCGGACTCCAGCGCGAGCTCGCGGCGCGCGACCTGCAACCGTTGCACGAGGTCGGTAGTGCGAGCGAAGAGGACCTTCCAGCCCTTCTCCAGCAGGCTCAGTCCGATGGCCGACGACAAGTGCGATTTGCCCCCTCCGCTCGGCCCCAGAAGAATCAGGTTGGTGCCGTTACGCAACCAGCCGTCGCCCGCGCAAAGCGCCGAGACGTGCGCGCGCGACACCATTGGCACCGCGTCGAAATCGAAGTTCTCCAGTGTCTTGCCCGGCAGGAGCTTGGCGTCCCTGAGGTGACGTTCGACTCGGCGTCGATCGCGCTCGGCGATCTCGTGTTCGGCCAGCGCCATCAGCAGGCGTGCTGCCGGCCAGCCTTCCGTGTCGGAGCGCTCGGCAAAGCTGGACCAGATCTGCTTGATGGCGGGCAGCCGCAAATCGTTGAGCAGCAGCGACAAGCGGGTGGCGTCGATGTCGAGATTCATGCCGTCACCTCCGTTGCCATGTCAAGCAGGGCTTCGTAGTCGCTCAGCGCGGCGAGCTGGATGTTCACCTCTGGCATGCTGCTCGTCGGCTTCGCTTCGAAGCGCGAACACAGTGCGTCGAGATCGGGTAACCGTCCATCGTCCAGGCACTGTTGCAGCGCCTTGGCCAGTTGGGCTTCGCAGTTGTGCTCGTGGGCCAGGCTGAGCAGTTCTACCATGGTCCTGCATGCCTGACGCTCCGGGAGCTGCTCGAGCAGGCGATCGAAGCTCAGGCGATACGCCTCGCGCGGAAAGATCTGATCGCGGTAGACCAGGTTGAGCAGTGCCATGGGCTTGCGGCGCAGCGCGTGGATGACGTGCCGGTAGTTGATGACATGGCCGTGCTTGCCCTTGGGACCCGCACGGCCGCGCTGCAGTGTCATCAGGGCCGTACTGCCCAGAAACAGCTCCAGCCGGTCGTCGTACAGGCGCACGCGCAGGTGATGGCCGATCAGCCGGGACGGGACGGTATAGAACACCTTGCGCAGGACGAAGCCGCAGGTGGTCGTGACGTACACGCGCGTTTCCTCGTAGTCACACGTACGCTGGGCCGGAAGCGGCTGAAGCAGTGCCCGCTCGAGCTCAATGCGTTTGCCATTACGCGCGTTGATTCGACCGACGATCTCGTCGATGAAGCGGCGATAGGAACCAAGATCGTCGAAGTCGTGACTGCCGCGCAGAAGCAACGCATCACGCGCTGCGCTCTTGAGGTGGCCATGAGGGCTCTCGATGGAGCCGTTCTCGTGGGCAACGCCACGGTTGTTGCGTGTGGGCTGCATGCCGTAGTGGGCGCACAGCGCATCGTAACGCGTGGTCAGATCCTTGCGCGCGTCGGCATCGAGATTGCGGAACGCCGCCGACAGGCTGTCGCTGCGGTGCTCGCGCGGCGCGCCCCCGAGTGCCCAGATGGCGTTCTGCAGCCCTTCGGCCAGCGCGACATAGCTCTCGCCGCCGAGAATGACGTGAGCGTGCTCAAAGCCCGAGCAGGCCAGCCGGAAGTGATAGAGGCGGTGGTCAAGCGCGACACCCGCCACGGTGACGCCCAAGCTGTCCATCTCGGTGAAGTCGGACAACCCGAGACGACCGGGTTCGTGTACCTGACGGAACATAACGTCATGCTCCTCGCCATGGAGTGCGCGCCAGTCGCGAATACGGCGCTCCAGTGTGCGGCGCACGTTGCCCGGAAGGTCGGGATGGCGCCGAAGCATCTCGTCCAGTACGGCTATCGGCCGGATGCCGGGAGCGCACTGGAGCAGCGGCACGATCTCTGTGTCAAAGATTGCCGCCAGGGGATCGGGACGGCGACGCGCACGTGGTGCCTTCTTCTTCGATGGCAGTCGCCGGTCCTGATCGATGCGATAACCCGTGGCGGCGCTGAACCCGGCGCGCGCAGCCGCTTGAGCTGGTCCTTCCTTGAGTCTGTACTTCATGAAGAGCCTCATCTGATGGTCGTTGATGTGTCGGCCGGGCAACTCAGCCTCCCTTCGCTACATGGAAGAGCTGTTCATACCCGATTTACCGCGACCACCGACAAGGCACCCCGGCAGCGGGGCGGACTCCTCGGCGCGGCGTTGCGGCAGCGGTTCTGGGCTACGCCCTCCACCGCTGCCGCAACGCCAGTACTCTCATCCTGATTGACGCACGGCTCTCATCTTGTTTGACGCGCGGCAGATCTTCGTGAATCAAGGGGAAACGCAAGCGATCATTGAGGGTTATCTCGCTTCGCACGGGTTGCAGATCAAGAATGTCCTGCTTGATTCGCGACTTGATCTGGCGAAGGCCGTTGACCCAGCCGGCTACCCGACAACGCTCTTTTATGACGGTCATGGCCGCTTGCTGGCAACGCACTTGGGGCCGTTCTCCAAGGCAACATTTCGGCAGGCGCTGGAAAACTTCTATCAGCACGCGTCTGTCGCTCCTTGAGCCCGATCCT includes these proteins:
- the istB gene encoding IS21-like element helper ATPase IstB; protein product: MNLDIDATRLSLLLNDLRLPAIKQIWSSFAERSDTEGWPAARLLMALAEHEIAERDRRRVERHLRDAKLLPGKTLENFDFDAVPMVSRAHVSALCAGDGWLRNGTNLILLGPSGGGKSHLSSAIGLSLLEKGWKVLFARTTDLVQRLQVARRELALESAINRLDRFDLVILDDFAYVSKDQAETSVLFELISARYERRSLCITANQPFGEWDKVFPDRAMTVAAVDRLVHHSTIFELNVESYRRRTALQRKQQGPGRPASRATPKNVGVPPTQEDQHGIDLTE
- the istA gene encoding IS21 family transposase, with the translated sequence MRLFMKYRLKEGPAQAAARAGFSAATGYRIDQDRRLPSKKKAPRARRRPDPLAAIFDTEIVPLLQCAPGIRPIAVLDEMLRRHPDLPGNVRRTLERRIRDWRALHGEEHDVMFRQVHEPGRLGLSDFTEMDSLGVTVAGVALDHRLYHFRLACSGFEHAHVILGGESYVALAEGLQNAIWALGGAPREHRSDSLSAAFRNLDADARKDLTTRYDALCAHYGMQPTRNNRGVAHENGSIESPHGHLKSAARDALLLRGSHDFDDLGSYRRFIDEIVGRINARNGKRIELERALLQPLPAQRTCDYEETRVYVTTTCGFVLRKVFYTVPSRLIGHHLRVRLYDDRLELFLGSTALMTLQRGRAGPKGKHGHVINYRHVIHALRRKPMALLNLVYRDQIFPREAYRLSFDRLLEQLPERQACRTMVELLSLAHEHNCEAQLAKALQQCLDDGRLPDLDALCSRFEAKPTSSMPEVNIQLAALSDYEALLDMATEVTA
- a CDS encoding MBL fold metallo-hydrolase yields the protein MIFRQFFDPISNTYTYFIASRVGGEALIIDPVKEQLAIYLTAINSFGVRLVHAIDTHTHADHVTALGDLRDATQCTTIMGDLSKALCVSRQVSEGETLRVDGIELKALYTPGHTVESFSFVLDPIRPKAVFTGDVLLIRGTGRTDFQGGDARCSWDSIANKLFALPDDTTLYPAHDYQGRRSSSIGDEKRLNPRLAGKSQEEYVEIMNNLNLPDPRMMDVAIAANLACGQVQA
- a CDS encoding TlpA disulfide reductase family protein, whose protein sequence is MRIGTFSFAWPPLVLFLSIAVAFVLGRKLARRDPDIDKALLWTLVAGFGVARVSFVLRYLPAYKGHVMSVLDIRDLGFDAFPGLIAGACVALWFVLRVRAIRRALVVAIASGAVAWSAASAAVASRGGPDLIPAISLADMSGRLQPLKSADGEPTVINLWATWCPPCQAEMPVLAAAQADNPHLRLIFVARQSG
- the cynS gene encoding cyanase encodes the protein MISSRDQVTQMIVSAKVSKGLKWAGIAEAIGQSKEWTTAACLGQMTLTKSQAEKAGELFDLSEEAIAWLQIVPYKGSLPTAVPTDPLIYRWYEIVSVYGTTIKELIHEEFGDGIMSAIDFSMDIEREADPKGDRVKVVLSGKFLPYKSY